Proteins encoded by one window of Branchiostoma floridae strain S238N-H82 chromosome 6, Bfl_VNyyK, whole genome shotgun sequence:
- the LOC118417401 gene encoding protocadherin Fat 4-like, with translation MNATLPFPNATEAGPLGPLYRDLIHEVMVSIPALSTVGDLVVDMATLQTSNVTNVTYVLMCCTYDVFTLLTDGRVLVTSQLDFNIQYSIPVAELDSFGAILTAYVIHVNLTSDVSLYKDPDGLCNTTSFYVTLEESSDIVFADLASLTNQSFSGVQFSLVPGGDADRFSIDPSSGVITPNSPLDREERDNLVFRVAMATRYDVTFGTVTVTVTDINDNAPTIVETWSSEYILQSTPINSIVGLVRGEDPDAGENATLTYTIVTEAEEDFSELFFINNVTGVITVISNFKVIREHIPLKIKVLDNGEPPRAAETTVELSLLSNDAVGNLTRLELTVPEDVPIGTALVNATVPASAGDGTIVYTYAMQDPSGINEKYFHVHNETGEITVISELDRETEPSHQFFVEPNAESGCDRQPLILVDITLEDINDNDPVFKHGILQGTVRENTPIGEPVIVIPELAVTDRDFGIHGSVDIRITGLGASNFAVNATAGQIYTTGTLDYETAQSYSLTVEARDMDGTFGFRSATARLTIELQDENDNYPQFSQEDFHFFIPENSNDSALVGTVLATDRDSAHNGKMAQDRGSPSLSTFTNVNVTVTDVNDNAPSFDDDTLRHAVTREPIRTEENLPNGTHLLTLCVTDPDAGVSGAVHLDVDTGGFSAVMLDDSTQHWAIVSRGVLDREERETHELGITATDMGTPALSTSITIVLVVDDVNDVAPTFLEPPDEVTLLRRSHPGTLVAIFAVEDPDVNGAIEYSIAQDRPKLFDIDDRGVVSVKRSLPDPHVTDTVNMNVTIEVTDGLHLTNTTLQVHVEDGSSLSSLEFQRENYHFDVVENSALGTVIGTVNVSSDEPVQYSLQSPQQDFTIDSSTGTIRTHRQLDREEDANHDFIVVATESVVWFGFPRKAYAVVSVRVLDVNDNAPEFGREAYTAHVSEDASGGDVILTPSASDPDDGENADIVYSKAEGDDTFTVDPETGAVRVNATLDRETADRHLVVVQATDGGNLSSTVTVTIHVGDVNDNTPDFTQDHYNISVPENNDDKRVLSTVATDDDIGLNGRVRYSLVGADNFTIGELTGEISATFTFDRESVSSYNFTVLAVDGGDPPRSSAAEVSVTVTDVNDNSPAFLRTPYREKVAEDTSTGTSVFTVTATDADSGDNGAVSYIRRPDGICGDLFLVDSTTGVMRTRQSLQSINQTEREYCVAIVTAYDHGPEQKRTSVKVVFNITDANRHDPVFESTRLSRTVDETWNVWREEMFTVTATDEDRGVNGEVSYRILEDYGKG, from the exons ATGAACGCCACCCTGCCGTTCCCAAACGCTAccg AAGCCGGTCCCCTGGGTCCCCTGTACAGAGATCTGATCCATGAGGTCATGGTTTCCATCCCGGCCCTCTCCACAGTAGGAGACCTGG TGGTTGACATGGCAACGCTGCAGACCAGTAACGTCACCAACGTGACGTACGTGCTGATGTGCTGCACGTATGACGTCTTCACCCTGCTGACGGACGGCAGGGTGCTGGTGACGTCACAGCTGGACTTCAACATACA GTACTCTATCCCCGTGGCTGAGCTGGATTCTTTCGGCGCCATCTTGACTGCTTACGTCATCCACGTGAACCTGACCAGTGACGTCAGTCTGTACAAGGACCCGGATGGACTCTGCAACACAACATCGTTCTACGTCACTCTCGAGGAGAGCTCAGATATTG TCTTCGCGGACCTGGCCAGCCTGACGAACCAGTCGTTCTCCGGAGTGCAGTTCTCCCTGGTGCCGGGAGGGGACGCTGACAGGTTCTCCATCGACCCTTCCAGCGGAGTCATCACCCCCAACAGTCCACTGGATAGGGAGGAGAGAGACAATCTGGTCTTCAGGGTCGCCATGGCTACCAG GTATGACGTGACCTTCGGCACCGTGACCGTGACCGTGACGGACATAAACGACAACGCCCCGACCATCGTGGAGACTTGGAGCAGCGAATACATCCTGCAGTCCACCCCCATCAACTCCATAGTTGGACTGGTCCGAGGCGAGGACCCGGATGCGGGGGAGAACGCGACCTTGACCTACACCATCGTGACGGAGGCTGAGGAAGACTTTTCTGAGCTGTTCTTCATCAACAACGTCACGGGCGTCATCACGGTCATCAGCAACTTCAAGGTCATCAGGGAACACATCCCTCTCAAG ATCAAGGTTCTGGACAACGGCGAGCCGCCCCGAGCTGCGGAAACAACCGTGGAACTGTCTCTCCTGTCTAATGACGCGGTCGGAAACCTGACGAGACTGGAGCTCACCGTCCCAGAGGACGTCCCGATCG GAACTGCTCTTGTGAACGCCACGGTCCCAGCCAGTGCGGGGGACGGAACCATCGTCTACACTTACGCCATGCAGGACCCGTCCGGCATCAACGAGAAGTACTTCCACGTCCACAATGAAACC GGTGAGATCACAGTTATCTCAGAACTGGACCGGGAGACGGAACCTTCTCACCAGTTCTTTGTGGAGCCCAACGCTGAGTCCGGCTGTGACAGGCAGCCTCTG ATCTTGGTGGACATCACCCTGGAAGATATCAACGACAACGACCCGGTCTTTAAACACGGGATCCTACAGGGGACTGTCCGGGAGAACACGCCGATAGGAGAACCTGTGATAGTG ATCCCAGAACTGGCTGTTACTGACAGGGACTTTGGCATCCACGGTAGCGTCGACATCCGCATTACTGGTTTAGGCGCAAGTAATTTTGCTGTGAATGCCACTGCTGGACAGATCTATACTACCGGTACTTTAGACTACGAAACAGCGCAGAGCTACAGTCTGACCGTAGAGGCAAGGGATATGGACGGAACGTTCGGTTTCAGAAGTGCCACAGCGCGGTTAACTATTGAACTGCAAGACGAGAACGACAACTATCCGCAGTTCAGTCAGGAAGACTTTCATTTCTTCATCCCTGAAAATTCCAATGACAGCGCGCTTGTTGGAACAGTGCTGGCCACAGACCGAGACTCTGCACACAACGGTAAGAT GGCACAG GATCGGGGTTCTCCGTCCCTTTCCACTTTTACCAACGTCAACGTCACGGTCACTGACGTCAACGATAACGCCCCTTCCTTCGATGACGACACGCTGCGTCACGCCGTCACCAGAGAGCCCATCCGAACCGAGGAGAACCTGCCGAACGGGACTCACCTGTTGACGCTGTGCGTGACGGACCCTGACGCCGGCGTGAGCGGGGCGGTTCACCTGGATGTCGACACGGGCGGGTTCTCTGCAGTGATGCTGGACGACTCCACCCAACACTGGGCCATTGTGAGTAGGGGGGTGCTGGACCGGGAGGAGAGGGAGACTCATGAGCTCGGCATTACTGCTACAGACATGGGAACACCTGCCTTATCCACCAGCATCACCATAGTGCTGGTAGTCG ATGACGTCAATGACGTGGCTCCGACGTTCCTGGAACCTCCTGACGAAGTCACCTTGCTGCGTAGATCTCATCCGGGTACCCTGGTCGCCATATTTGCTGTCGAGGACCCGGATGTCAACGGCGCCATAGAATACAGCATTGCTCAGGATCGTCCTAAGCTGTTCGATATCGACGATAGAGGAGTTGTCTCCGTAAAAAGAAG TCTTCCCGATCCCCACGTCACAGATACAGTGAACATGAATGTGACCATCGAGGTGACGGACGGGCTCCACCTCACCAACACGACACTCCAGGTACACGTAGAGGACGGCTCCTCTCTGTCCAGTCTGGAGTTTCAGCGGGAAAATTACCACTTCGACGTCGTCGAAAACTCGGCACTGGGGACAGTCATCGGGACAGTTAATGTGTCAAGCGACGAGCCGGTCCAGTACAGTCTTCAGTCGCCGCAGCAAGACTTTACAATCGACAGCAGTACA GGTACGATTAGGACACATCGTCAGCTCGATAGGGAGGAGGACGCCAATCACGATTTCATCGTCGTAGCGACTGAGTCGGTTGTTTGGTTCGGGTTTCCCAGAAAGGCGTACGCAGTG GTTTCGGTCCGAGTTCTAGACGTGAATGACAACGCGCCAGAGTTCGGCAGGGAAGCCTACACTGCGCATGTCTCAGAGGATGCGTCTGGTGGTGACGTCATCCTCACGCCCTCCGCATCTGATCCTGATGATGGAGAGAACGCCGACATTGTCTATAGTAAAGCTGAGG GAGACGACACGTTCACAGTGGACCCGGAGACCGGAGCGGTCCGAGTGAACGCTACTCTAGACAGGGAAACGGCCGACAGGCATCTTGTTGTCGTGCAG GCCACGGACGGAGGAAATCTGTCCTCCACTGTGACAGTCACCATCCACGTCGGCGATGTGAACGACAACACTCCGGACTTCACACAGGATCACTACAACATCAGCGTGCCGGAAAACAACGACGATAAACGG GTTCTATCAACTGTTGCTACGGACGACGACATTGGGCTGAATGGTCGAGTTCGGTACTCCCTGGTCGGCGCAGATAACTTCACCATAGGAG AACTGACAGGAGAAATCTCGGCAACTTTCACGTTTGATCGCGAGTCCGTCTCCTCCTACAACTTCACGGTCCTGGCGGTGGATGGAGGCGACCCTCCCCGCTCATCAGCAGCAGAGGTCTCCGTCACGGTCACGGACGTGAACGACAACAGCCCGGCGTTCCTGCGCACGCCGTACCGGGAGAAGGTGGCGGAGGACACGTCGACGGGCACCAGTGTGTTCACCGTGACAGCAACGGATGCAGACTCCGGAGACAACGGAGCTGTGTCATACATTAGGAGGCCAG
- the LOC118417402 gene encoding kelch repeat and BTB domain-containing protein 2-like — translation MISRRLRCGLVHLKGYIYAIGGDDAKETAEKYDPSRDEWTTIPPLPHPMCRDFCSVALGDSIYVIGEFEEGCYSFSTTNNVWNKITNRNMPASYPQAVMYQGSIYCTGNMGPMIGVVPEIYNPAKDEWKQSGKYGFASHATIMARYGETLYLLKVHRNTNLYAMRTSIDINQYQPETDSWQSDIDSRQRQSVQDKSSLVPPMARWLGSMGLRHTLQVHCLTARMVPQCLRHYGTEIYKDPPSHGEEGSGISDDSNGEDDLSEQEDDGSGSDNGNI, via the exons ATGATTTCACGAAGACTCAG GTGTGGCCTGGTGCACCTGAAGGGGTACATCTATGCCATCGGTGGTGATGACGCTAAGGAAACAGCGGAGAAATACGACCCTAGTCGTGATGAGTGGACAACCATACcacccctcccccaccccaTGTGCCGGGACTTTTGTTCTGTGGCTCTTGGTGACAGCATCTATGTCATAGGTGAGTTTGAGGAAGGCTGCTACAGCTTCAGTACCACAAACAACGTGTGGAACAAGATAACGAACAGGAATATGCCAGCATCATACCCTCAGGCCGTCATGTATCAGGGAAGCATCTACTGTACAGGGAACATGGGACCGATGATTGGAGTGGTCCCAGAGATATACAACCCTGCAAAAGATGAATGGAAGCAGTCTGGAAAGTATGGTTTTGCCTCCCACGCAACAATCATGGCCAGGTATGGAGAGACCCTGTACCTCCTCAAGGTACACAGGAACACGAACCTTTATGCTATGAGGACTAGCATTGACATTAACCAGTATCAGCCAGAGACAGACTCTTGGCAGTCAGATATAGACTCCAGACAGAGACAGTCTGTACAAGACAAGAGCAGTCTGGTTCCGCCCATGGCACGCTGGTTGGGTTCCATGGGTTTGCGACATACACTTCAAGTTCACTGTCTAACGGCAAGAATGGTCCCACAGTGCCTGAGGCATTATGGTACAGAAATATACAAGGACCCTCCCAGCCATGGAGAAGAGGGGAGCGGAATCTCAGATGACAGTAACGGTGAAGACGACCTCTCTGAGCAAGAGGACGACGGAAGTGGAAGTGACAATGGCAACATCTAA